The following coding sequences lie in one Deltaproteobacteria bacterium genomic window:
- a CDS encoding class I SAM-dependent methyltransferase, which translates to MSRNRAPRGASARVDRLALEREALLTAGTRDHYEDTALYDFEYSDRTDDIRHYRELAAGIGAHTRVLELGAGTGRISIPLARDGHSVVALDAMPPMLESLERTAARVGLTDRIRPLHADMREVPLGDDEVDLVIAPFNALMHLYRWQDLLACFREAQRVLRTGGMFAFDVQIPDLEWLEWDPEVRHAVTRFVHPVTREPLIYSTNHNYDPETQICHIRIYYDDVPPAGRRFVAPAQPRKLVHLAHRQIFPEELRMLVATAGLELESLTGDFDGRALRDGEDSQVAICRKR; encoded by the coding sequence CGCGCGCCGCGGGGCGCCAGCGCGCGCGTCGATCGGCTCGCGCTCGAGCGCGAGGCGCTGCTGACCGCGGGCACCCGCGATCACTACGAAGACACCGCGCTGTACGATTTCGAGTACAGCGATCGCACCGACGACATCCGACACTATCGCGAGCTCGCGGCCGGCATCGGCGCGCACACCCGCGTGCTCGAGCTGGGTGCCGGCACCGGGCGCATCTCGATCCCGCTCGCGCGGGACGGCCACAGCGTGGTCGCCCTCGATGCGATGCCGCCGATGCTCGAATCGCTCGAGCGCACGGCCGCTCGGGTCGGCCTCACCGACCGCATCCGCCCGCTGCACGCCGACATGCGCGAGGTCCCGCTCGGCGACGACGAGGTCGACCTGGTGATCGCGCCGTTCAACGCACTCATGCACCTCTACCGCTGGCAGGACCTGCTGGCGTGCTTCCGCGAGGCGCAGCGCGTGCTGCGAACCGGGGGCATGTTCGCGTTCGACGTGCAGATCCCCGATCTCGAGTGGCTCGAGTGGGACCCCGAGGTTCGCCACGCGGTCACGCGCTTCGTGCACCCGGTGACCCGCGAGCCGCTGATCTACTCGACCAACCACAACTACGACCCCGAAACCCAGATCTGTCACATCCGCATCTACTACGACGACGTCCCGCCAGCCGGGCGCCGCTTCGTCGCGCCGGCCCAGCCACGCAAGCTCGTGCACCTCGCCCATCGCCAGATCTTCCCGGAGGAGCTGCGCATGCTGGTGGCGACCGCCGGCCTCGAGCTCGAGTCGCTGACCGGCGACTTCGACGGCCGGGCGCTACGCGACGGCGAGGACTCGCAGGTCGCGATCTGCCGCAAGCGCTAG
- the murE gene encoding UDP-N-acetylmuramyl-tripeptide synthetase: MSAPTRPVAAAAPWAASLFSYGVTGTNGKTSSCAFIAACLRAAGRDVLRVGTTGAFHNERELPKGSSFADFLALIEGVAAQGVRDLVIEATSFALHNGYAKKWRFDLGVFTNLSPDHLKTHGTWENYLAAKAQLFLHLGPGRAMVLNAADRHALFIDRATPSDVRRLWFRAPSRGEALVAADLEATTVTVDRHGTQLRLAPSPLAEALGGALRVRMIGEIFAENALAAAAACLANDVPAEAVVRGLAECPVEPGRFELLAHAPMVVVDYAHSPDALARTCATARTLAQAGTPAGRVVLVFGAGGDATPEKRAPMGAIAARVADHVVVTNDNPRREDPQHIAAMIVHGARSISGGATLEVVLDRREAIERAIAGAARHDVVVIAGMGHEQGQRIGDTVLPFSDRDEVLRITGGA; the protein is encoded by the coding sequence ATGTCCGCGCCGACACGACCCGTGGCAGCGGCCGCCCCGTGGGCCGCGTCGTTGTTCAGCTACGGTGTCACCGGCACCAACGGCAAGACCTCGAGCTGTGCCTTCATCGCCGCGTGCCTGCGCGCGGCCGGCCGCGACGTGCTGCGGGTCGGCACCACCGGCGCGTTCCACAACGAACGCGAGCTGCCCAAGGGCAGCAGCTTCGCCGACTTCCTCGCGCTCATCGAGGGTGTGGCGGCGCAGGGCGTGCGCGACCTGGTGATCGAAGCCACCAGCTTCGCGCTGCACAACGGCTACGCCAAGAAGTGGCGCTTCGATCTCGGGGTCTTCACCAACCTCTCGCCCGATCACCTCAAGACCCACGGCACCTGGGAGAACTACCTCGCCGCCAAGGCGCAGCTGTTCCTGCATCTGGGACCGGGGCGCGCCATGGTCCTCAACGCCGCCGATCGCCACGCGTTGTTCATCGATCGCGCGACCCCGAGCGACGTGCGTCGGCTGTGGTTCCGCGCGCCGTCCCGAGGCGAGGCACTGGTGGCGGCCGATCTCGAGGCGACCACGGTGACGGTCGATCGCCACGGGACGCAGCTGCGCCTGGCCCCCTCGCCGCTCGCCGAGGCGCTCGGCGGTGCGCTGCGCGTGCGCATGATCGGTGAGATCTTCGCCGAGAACGCGCTCGCGGCCGCCGCGGCGTGTCTCGCCAACGACGTGCCCGCCGAGGCGGTGGTTCGCGGCCTCGCCGAGTGTCCGGTCGAGCCCGGGCGCTTCGAGCTGCTGGCCCATGCGCCGATGGTGGTCGTCGACTACGCGCACAGCCCCGACGCGCTCGCGCGCACCTGCGCGACCGCACGCACGCTGGCGCAGGCCGGCACGCCGGCGGGCCGCGTGGTGCTCGTGTTCGGTGCCGGCGGCGACGCCACGCCCGAGAAGCGCGCACCGATGGGCGCGATCGCGGCGCGCGTCGCCGACCACGTGGTGGTCACCAACGACAACCCGCGGCGCGAAGACCCCCAACACATCGCCGCGATGATCGTGCATGGCGCCCGCAGCATCTCCGGTGGCGCGACGCTCGAGGTCGTGCTCGATCGCCGCGAGGCCATCGAGCGCGCCATCGCCGGCGCGGCCCGTCACGATGTGGTCGTGATCGCCGGCATGGGCCACGAGCAGGGCCAACGCATCGGCGACACCGTGCTGCCCTTCTCGGACCGCGACGAGGTGCTGCGCATCACCGGCGGCGCGTGA
- a CDS encoding LDL receptor domain-containing protein, with protein MNIDFGKFLAAATLLSGGCVLVASDDNAADDGAASQGTGGTTGSGGATTTASDGTGTTGTDASTTAADSSGDGTGGAAMCTDGTPLMAEQICDGMPDCEDYSDELGEGCGYTCADGTQIPSFYVCDEYFDCPDASDENNDQCMSPMFTCGDGTQIPTSYQCDAYPDCEDGSDEVDCFACDEGGVPMAQVCDGMPDCEDGSDEAMCG; from the coding sequence ATGAACATCGACTTCGGAAAATTCCTCGCTGCTGCGACGCTGTTGAGCGGCGGCTGCGTGCTGGTGGCGAGTGACGACAACGCCGCCGACGACGGGGCTGCCAGCCAAGGCACGGGCGGCACCACCGGCAGTGGTGGCGCGACCACGACGGCGAGCGACGGCACCGGTACCACCGGCACCGACGCGTCCACCACCGCGGCCGACAGCAGCGGTGACGGCACCGGCGGCGCGGCGATGTGTACCGATGGCACGCCGCTCATGGCCGAGCAGATCTGCGACGGCATGCCCGATTGCGAGGACTACAGCGACGAGCTCGGCGAGGGCTGTGGCTATACCTGCGCCGACGGCACGCAGATCCCGAGCTTCTACGTCTGTGACGAGTACTTCGACTGCCCCGACGCGAGCGACGAGAACAACGACCAGTGCATGTCGCCGATGTTCACCTGCGGTGACGGCACGCAGATCCCGACCTCGTACCAGTGCGATGCCTATCCCGACTGCGAGGACGGCTCCGACGAGGTCGATTGCTTCGCGTGCGACGAAGGCGGCGTGCCGATGGCGCAGGTCTGCGACGGCATGCCCGACTGCGAAGACGGCAGCGACGAAGCCATGTGCGGATGA
- a CDS encoding VWA domain-containing protein produces MRSPVATARALLQHGALALALSSSGSAHADQLDAQVDDSERGYYPVQELSYEVIVEAGAEHGEAATVRIRVALHNASPIARDAVHMLALPRGAELVGLSIAKDGVWHPGRTTTTTDDPDGRDPGTVWARSTEPARAGGLPGAEIVAYGIAPESTLQVEVALKLFPVLRAGRWEFELPSRGREQPQLTTERRVLVRGLPAGRTFTVDDTVGSDARAVLTDGFNPATVAWQARGSERGALVGRYDVTPGPPGFDDGRFRVILRAGSMPAATPDHVVFVIDRSRSTAARMHRDAAQMIERMLDALPQGASFDAVGFARTAVPLLAGTATAFDHGDRSARDELARVLDANLREQGTDLAAALELAARRIGSGHHKRPLVLVITDGMLPASLDAGALRERFDTAAGKHRPELMFVVDDPLLARSGLPSTHPVAAMAAGLGARISLESLAQVSDDAVLQLLAAPRVLGDLALDLPPRMKLDETLPVGLVAGNALVARGRYTGTPVKHVTVRGRVGSKRISQRLRAEIGPPQAEAFVATLAGDVSLAVAEGFTRPTWLRPGQQRTAREGVARSGLGREESGYLTSKIFRNYLTTRVVPRARACYNRSLVRNPDQAGRVVLEMEVGKGEVMSARARTEGLAHDDETLRGCLTEAAWALDVPAAKMDDQIYVVRYPLRLIAPVRQGETGRVDRGDDAMLEVLLAQPAGRVKTR; encoded by the coding sequence GTGCGTTCCCCCGTCGCCACCGCCCGGGCGCTGCTCCAGCACGGCGCGCTCGCGCTCGCGCTCTCGTCCTCCGGCTCGGCCCACGCCGACCAGCTCGACGCCCAGGTCGACGACAGCGAGCGCGGCTACTACCCGGTGCAAGAGCTCTCGTACGAAGTCATCGTCGAGGCGGGGGCCGAGCACGGCGAGGCCGCGACGGTGCGGATCCGCGTCGCGCTGCACAACGCCAGCCCGATCGCCCGCGACGCGGTGCACATGCTCGCGCTGCCCCGCGGTGCCGAGCTGGTCGGGCTCTCGATCGCCAAGGACGGGGTCTGGCACCCAGGCCGCACCACCACGACCACCGACGATCCCGACGGACGCGATCCGGGCACCGTCTGGGCCCGCAGCACCGAGCCGGCCCGTGCCGGCGGCCTGCCGGGCGCCGAGATCGTCGCCTACGGGATCGCGCCGGAGAGCACGCTGCAGGTCGAGGTCGCGCTCAAGCTGTTCCCGGTGCTGCGCGCAGGCCGTTGGGAGTTCGAGCTGCCCTCGCGCGGGCGCGAGCAGCCGCAGCTCACCACCGAGCGACGCGTGCTGGTGCGCGGGCTCCCAGCGGGGCGAACGTTCACCGTCGACGACACCGTCGGCAGCGACGCCCGTGCGGTCCTCACCGACGGCTTCAACCCCGCCACGGTCGCCTGGCAGGCCCGCGGCAGCGAGCGCGGGGCGCTGGTCGGTCGCTACGACGTCACACCGGGACCGCCGGGCTTCGACGACGGCCGCTTCCGCGTCATCCTCCGCGCCGGGTCGATGCCCGCGGCCACACCGGACCACGTGGTGTTCGTCATCGACCGCTCGCGCAGCACCGCGGCGCGGATGCACCGCGACGCCGCGCAGATGATCGAGCGCATGCTCGACGCGCTGCCGCAGGGTGCCAGCTTCGACGCCGTCGGATTCGCCCGCACCGCGGTTCCGCTGCTCGCCGGCACGGCAACCGCGTTCGACCACGGCGATCGCAGCGCACGCGACGAGCTCGCGCGGGTGCTCGACGCCAACCTGCGCGAGCAGGGCACCGACCTCGCGGCGGCGCTCGAGCTGGCCGCGCGGCGGATCGGCAGCGGCCACCACAAGCGACCGCTGGTGTTGGTCATCACCGACGGCATGTTGCCCGCCAGCCTCGACGCGGGCGCCCTGCGAGAGCGCTTCGACACCGCGGCGGGCAAGCATCGCCCTGAGCTGATGTTCGTGGTCGACGATCCCCTGCTCGCCCGCAGCGGCCTGCCATCGACCCACCCGGTCGCAGCGATGGCGGCCGGCTTGGGCGCTCGCATCAGCCTCGAGTCGCTGGCGCAGGTATCCGACGACGCCGTGCTGCAGCTGCTCGCGGCGCCGCGCGTGCTCGGCGATCTCGCGCTCGACCTCCCGCCGCGCATGAAGCTCGACGAGACGCTGCCGGTCGGGCTGGTCGCCGGCAACGCGCTGGTTGCCCGCGGGCGCTACACCGGCACGCCGGTCAAGCACGTGACCGTGCGCGGGCGCGTGGGCAGCAAGCGCATCAGCCAGCGCCTGCGCGCGGAGATCGGGCCGCCGCAGGCCGAGGCCTTCGTGGCCACGCTCGCCGGCGACGTCTCGCTCGCGGTCGCCGAGGGCTTCACACGACCGACGTGGCTGCGTCCCGGACAGCAACGCACCGCCCGCGAGGGTGTCGCCCGCAGCGGGCTCGGACGCGAGGAGTCGGGCTACCTCACCAGCAAGATCTTCCGCAACTACCTCACGACCCGCGTCGTGCCGCGGGCACGCGCCTGCTACAACCGCTCGCTCGTGCGCAACCCGGACCAGGCCGGCCGCGTGGTGCTCGAGATGGAAGTCGGCAAGGGCGAGGTGATGTCGGCCCGCGCGCGCACCGAGGGCCTCGCGCACGACGACGAGACCCTGCGTGGCTGCCTCACCGAGGCCGCGTGGGCGCTCGACGTGCCCGCCGCCAAGATGGACGACCAGATCTACGTCGTGCGCTATCCCCTGCGCCTCATCGCCCCGGTGCGCCAGGGCGAGACCGGCAGGGTCGATCGCGGCGACGATGCCATGCTCGAGGTGTTGCTCGCACAGCCCGCCGGTCGCGTGAAGACCCGCTGA
- a CDS encoding MFS transporter yields MHGDEPTAPRSPEPSAASPGPTAGETPPAVTAGTFATIWLALFLDLFAFGIIIPVLPYYAKAHGASAAVVTLLSTSFSLAQFVMSPVLGRISDQIGRRPVMMISIAGSCVSMLVLGFASALWMVFAARVVSGICNANVSTANAYIADRVAPGDRARYMGMMGSAIGLGFVFGPAVGGLLSTEAIPELPFFCAAGLAFANLVMAWRFLPESRRATKGGAAAPRALSPLTALRNLVAVRGTPLAALVVVTFGFFLAFSAMESTFALLTEARLSWGARQTGYLFTLVGVCIAFSQGVLLARAVRRWGERGALVSGMLVQGTGLAILAAAHAPWSMIVGSCALALGNGLVSPATSAIVSRVSSADNQGLNQGIVQSGAALARIVGPALAGVLFERIAPGAPMAVGAVIVLLVLLLGAPRIRIPAG; encoded by the coding sequence ATGCACGGTGACGAGCCCACCGCGCCGCGCTCGCCCGAGCCGAGTGCGGCCTCGCCCGGGCCGACCGCGGGCGAGACCCCGCCGGCCGTCACCGCCGGCACGTTCGCGACCATCTGGCTGGCGCTGTTCCTCGACCTGTTCGCGTTCGGGATCATCATCCCGGTGCTGCCGTACTACGCCAAGGCCCACGGCGCCTCGGCGGCCGTGGTGACGCTGCTGTCGACCAGCTTCTCGCTGGCGCAGTTCGTGATGTCGCCGGTGCTCGGGCGGATCAGCGACCAGATCGGACGCCGACCGGTGATGATGATCTCGATCGCGGGATCGTGCGTGTCGATGCTCGTGCTCGGCTTCGCCAGCGCGCTGTGGATGGTGTTCGCGGCGCGCGTGGTGAGCGGGATCTGCAACGCGAACGTCTCGACCGCCAACGCGTACATCGCCGACCGCGTCGCGCCGGGCGATCGGGCCCGCTACATGGGCATGATGGGCTCGGCGATCGGCCTCGGCTTCGTGTTCGGGCCCGCGGTCGGCGGCTTGCTGTCGACCGAGGCCATTCCCGAGTTGCCGTTCTTCTGCGCGGCCGGGCTGGCGTTTGCCAATCTCGTGATGGCGTGGCGGTTCCTCCCCGAGAGCCGCCGCGCGACGAAGGGTGGCGCCGCCGCACCGCGAGCGCTCTCGCCACTGACGGCGCTGCGCAACCTCGTGGCCGTGCGTGGCACGCCGTTGGCGGCCTTGGTGGTGGTGACGTTCGGCTTCTTCCTCGCCTTCTCGGCGATGGAGTCCACCTTCGCGCTGCTGACCGAGGCACGGCTGTCGTGGGGCGCGCGGCAGACCGGCTACCTCTTCACGCTGGTCGGGGTCTGCATCGCGTTCTCGCAAGGGGTGTTGCTGGCCCGCGCCGTGCGTCGCTGGGGCGAGCGCGGTGCGTTGGTCAGCGGCATGCTCGTGCAGGGCACCGGCTTGGCGATCCTCGCGGCCGCGCACGCACCGTGGAGCATGATCGTGGGCTCGTGCGCGCTGGCGCTGGGCAACGGCCTGGTGAGCCCGGCGACCAGCGCGATCGTCAGCCGTGTGTCCTCGGCGGACAACCAGGGGCTCAACCAGGGCATCGTGCAATCGGGGGCCGCGCTCGCGCGGATCGTCGGCCCCGCGCTCGCAGGTGTGCTGTTCGAGCGCATCGCCCCCGGCGCGCCGATGGCGGTGGGCGCCGTGATCGTGTTGTTGGTGCTGCTGCTGGGCGCGCCGCGGATCCGCATCCCCGCGGGCTGA
- a CDS encoding Rieske 2Fe-2S domain-containing protein — MGTFEIDPDIRRAETPPSELYFDAAWYRAVTERVMTRSWHVVPFEQPPPQPASMMPWVLLPGCIDEPVLWTRDEGGTLRLLSNVCTHRGKLLVDRPCSATGMRCSYHGRRFALDGRMLAAPEFDDALAFPRAVDHLRELAVEHAPPLWFASLAPVIPAATLLAPLRERLGFLPWSQARFDAGRSRDYFVEASWALYCDNYLEGFHIPFVHPSLARALDYRSYRTELLPHGVLQIGVASDAEHAFELPADHVDAGQRIGGYYFFLFPTTMVNVYPWGLSINAVQPVGPERCRVVYLTFVWDPTLLDRGAGSGLDQVEFEDERVVESVARGVRARCYDRGRYSPSRETGTHHFHRLLAAMLA, encoded by the coding sequence ATGGGGACGTTCGAGATCGATCCGGACATCCGTCGCGCCGAGACGCCCCCTTCGGAGCTGTACTTCGACGCGGCGTGGTACCGCGCGGTCACGGAGCGCGTGATGACCCGCTCGTGGCACGTGGTGCCGTTCGAGCAGCCGCCTCCGCAGCCCGCGTCGATGATGCCGTGGGTGCTGCTGCCAGGCTGCATCGACGAGCCGGTGTTGTGGACGCGCGACGAGGGCGGGACGTTACGTCTGCTCAGCAACGTCTGCACGCACCGCGGCAAGCTGCTGGTCGATCGACCCTGCAGCGCCACCGGCATGCGCTGCAGCTACCACGGCCGCCGCTTCGCGCTCGACGGTCGCATGCTGGCCGCGCCCGAGTTCGACGACGCGCTCGCGTTCCCCCGTGCCGTGGACCACCTGCGGGAGCTCGCCGTCGAGCACGCGCCGCCGCTGTGGTTCGCCAGTCTCGCGCCGGTGATCCCGGCGGCGACGTTGCTGGCGCCGCTGCGCGAGCGCCTGGGCTTTCTCCCCTGGTCGCAGGCGCGCTTCGACGCCGGCCGCAGCCGCGACTACTTCGTCGAGGCCAGCTGGGCGTTGTACTGCGACAACTACCTCGAAGGATTCCACATCCCCTTCGTGCATCCGTCACTCGCGCGTGCGCTCGACTACCGCAGCTATCGCACGGAGCTGCTGCCCCACGGCGTGCTGCAGATCGGCGTCGCCAGTGACGCCGAGCATGCCTTCGAGCTGCCCGCCGACCACGTCGACGCCGGCCAGCGCATCGGCGGCTACTACTTCTTCTTGTTCCCGACCACGATGGTCAACGTCTATCCGTGGGGCCTGTCGATCAACGCGGTGCAGCCGGTCGGCCCCGAGCGCTGCCGCGTCGTCTACCTCACCTTCGTGTGGGACCCGACCCTGCTCGATCGCGGCGCCGGCAGTGGCCTCGATCAGGTCGAGTTCGAAGACGAGCGCGTGGTCGAGAGCGTGGCGCGAGGAGTCCGCGCGCGGTGCTACGATCGTGGCCGCTACTCACCGTCGCGCGAGACCGGCACCCACCACTTCCACCGCTTGCTGGCCGCGATGCTGGCCTGA
- a CDS encoding sigma 54-interacting transcriptional regulator, which translates to MSAPTKHPAPGHDAELPDATVRRESRGGGGRRTLQVLGEGFHSSYPLAASGKVTIGRSNENLIAIDDPELSRNHLVLHLGETISLEDLGSSNGTHIGERQLSPREVVTLAPGEPVRVGSTTLLVLERAVETASRRLWSYDYFEARIDEECRRAIRTATSFALLHVRCDPPTAGAVVERRLVALLPDLDVVARYVPGEWQVLLVGADEAQASAVASRLTLGLADDRVRVRVGAAAYPIDGSTADELVTAVAARVDGADEESTAESERGPVVEDPSMRELFRLAERIAPSRIHVLVVGETGTGKEVLAEEIHRRSGRGDAPLRRIDCAALPAERADAVLFGADDVPGALAAAEGGTVLLDEVCLLSLATQARLLALLDGAGGTLDVRVVATSCRDLEAEVAAGRLREELYFRLDGITLAVPPLRRRPREISALAERFVQEAAQAAGRAEAPMLSDAALALLSSYPWPGNVRELRNVMRRALLLCDGDEIEPAHLPVEKLSASFAQPSREGSLPPAAAVPPLREVKEQYVAAERQRIIDALERCHGNQTEAAKLLGIARRTLIKRLDAYGLPRPRKK; encoded by the coding sequence GTGAGCGCTCCGACCAAGCACCCCGCTCCGGGCCACGATGCCGAGCTGCCCGACGCGACCGTGCGCCGGGAGTCGCGCGGCGGCGGTGGCCGCCGCACGCTGCAGGTGCTGGGCGAGGGCTTCCACAGCAGCTACCCCCTCGCTGCCAGCGGCAAGGTCACGATCGGTCGCTCCAACGAGAACCTCATCGCGATCGACGACCCCGAGCTGTCGCGCAATCACCTGGTGCTGCACCTCGGCGAGACCATCTCGCTCGAGGATCTCGGCAGCAGCAACGGCACGCACATCGGTGAGCGCCAGCTCTCGCCCCGCGAGGTCGTGACGCTGGCGCCGGGCGAGCCGGTGCGGGTGGGCTCGACGACGTTGTTGGTGCTCGAGCGGGCGGTCGAGACCGCTTCGCGGCGGCTATGGAGCTACGACTACTTCGAGGCCCGCATCGACGAGGAGTGCCGCCGTGCGATCCGCACTGCGACCAGCTTCGCGCTGCTGCACGTGCGCTGCGATCCACCGACCGCCGGTGCGGTGGTGGAGCGACGACTGGTGGCGCTGCTCCCCGACCTCGACGTCGTCGCGCGCTACGTGCCGGGCGAGTGGCAGGTGCTGCTGGTCGGCGCCGACGAGGCCCAGGCCAGCGCGGTGGCCTCGCGGCTCACGCTCGGGCTCGCCGACGACCGCGTGCGCGTGCGCGTGGGCGCAGCGGCCTATCCCATCGATGGCAGCACCGCCGACGAGCTCGTCACCGCCGTCGCAGCGCGGGTCGACGGCGCCGACGAGGAATCGACCGCCGAGTCGGAGCGGGGTCCTGTGGTGGAGGATCCGTCCATGCGCGAGCTGTTCCGGCTCGCCGAGCGCATCGCGCCCTCGCGGATCCACGTGCTGGTGGTCGGCGAGACCGGCACCGGCAAGGAGGTGCTGGCGGAGGAGATCCATCGCCGCAGCGGCCGCGGTGACGCGCCGTTGCGTCGCATCGATTGCGCAGCGCTCCCGGCCGAGCGCGCCGACGCGGTGTTGTTCGGCGCCGACGACGTCCCCGGTGCGCTCGCGGCCGCCGAGGGCGGCACGGTGCTGCTCGACGAGGTGTGCCTCTTGTCGCTCGCGACCCAGGCGCGCCTGCTCGCCCTGCTCGATGGCGCCGGCGGTACGCTCGACGTGCGCGTGGTCGCGACCAGCTGTCGCGACCTCGAGGCCGAGGTCGCGGCCGGACGTCTGCGCGAGGAGCTGTACTTCCGGCTCGATGGCATCACGCTCGCGGTGCCGCCGCTGCGCCGACGGCCCCGCGAGATCTCTGCGCTGGCCGAGCGCTTCGTGCAGGAGGCCGCGCAGGCGGCCGGGCGCGCCGAGGCACCCATGCTCTCGGACGCCGCGCTCGCGCTGTTGTCGAGCTACCCATGGCCGGGCAACGTTCGCGAGCTCCGCAACGTGATGCGCCGGGCACTGTTGCTGTGTGATGGCGACGAGATCGAGCCGGCACACCTGCCGGTCGAGAAGCTGAGTGCCAGCTTCGCCCAGCCCAGCCGCGAGGGCTCGCTGCCGCCAGCCGCCGCGGTGCCGCCGCTGCGCGAGGTCAAGGAACAGTACGTCGCGGCCGAGCGGCAGCGGATCATCGATGCGCTCGAGCGCTGTCACGGCAACCAGACCGAGGCGGCGAAGCTGCTGGGCATCGCCCGTCGCACCCTCATCAAGCGGCTCGATGCCTACGGGCTGCCGCGCCCGCGCAAGAAGTGA
- a CDS encoding protein kinase, which yields MPQTLPPVSSTGPVPTVDAAYSGDTAIVPQTAAIGHAPGPQQGHGGMHPVGAPAMAGAMPPAIGGPTMGGQGIGASPGMAPPAPMGAPPPAAVQPRAPMHIVRSRAYSFIRDENGNPIELGSGRSGKAFLGEELWLESKTSFRRRVAIKILQKGVTPEDGLRFQMEKEVLERVQGHSNIVTLFASGESDNQEFVPPSIRDKVENDFMVLELCDMSLEERLKGSRGGEREELLAYSPRDRLFRVLEYLMPIASAVEYAHLACNVCHRDIKPGNILLRLPNPQLQGSTLDVRLADFNVGKIRDDAQDLSVTRLHGVPGTLFFQAPEQETNAFEILVNVQQGSKEVTYFEDFYIAIAQNDTFELFNRGKRYPVASADLAKRRLYLARAFEDGTENNVRAKIIKSVDRPADIYSLGALFYYLITGTHGNPKTLYDAFYKFIEYDGPTDGEAANQNTVEAYIEHEYSVIQSLRAPKVDEHNQPVLAPADRFFSYKHYLDGNGELIDKIIIKVIAKAMIRNKADSYCQASDVTTTGISAFVNDLRALYGGFGTYMPTRPGTLVLSPTSSSAGKRESSLAKLWQQLMSRLRSRRATAPRTKPQPPRTPPTPPRR from the coding sequence ATGCCGCAGACCCTGCCGCCGGTCAGCTCGACCGGACCGGTGCCGACGGTCGACGCGGCGTACTCGGGGGACACCGCGATCGTCCCGCAGACCGCCGCCATCGGCCATGCACCGGGGCCGCAGCAGGGCCATGGCGGCATGCATCCCGTCGGCGCGCCTGCGATGGCGGGCGCGATGCCGCCGGCCATCGGCGGGCCGACCATGGGCGGACAGGGCATCGGCGCGTCGCCGGGGATGGCCCCGCCCGCGCCGATGGGCGCACCACCACCGGCAGCCGTGCAACCGCGCGCGCCGATGCACATCGTGCGATCGCGGGCCTACTCGTTCATCCGCGACGAGAACGGCAATCCCATCGAGCTGGGCTCGGGTCGCTCGGGCAAGGCGTTCTTGGGCGAGGAGCTGTGGCTCGAGTCGAAGACCTCGTTCCGCCGCCGCGTCGCCATCAAGATCCTGCAAAAGGGCGTCACCCCCGAGGACGGCCTGCGCTTCCAGATGGAGAAGGAAGTGCTCGAGCGGGTACAGGGCCACTCCAACATCGTGACGCTGTTCGCCTCGGGCGAGTCCGACAACCAGGAGTTCGTACCGCCGTCGATCCGCGACAAGGTCGAGAACGACTTCATGGTGCTCGAGCTCTGCGACATGTCGCTCGAGGAGCGGCTCAAGGGCTCGCGCGGCGGTGAGCGCGAGGAGCTGCTGGCCTATAGCCCCCGCGACCGCCTCTTCCGCGTGCTCGAGTACCTGATGCCGATCGCTTCGGCGGTCGAGTACGCCCACCTGGCGTGCAACGTCTGCCACCGCGACATCAAGCCCGGCAACATCCTGCTGCGGCTACCCAACCCGCAGCTGCAGGGCTCCACGCTCGACGTGCGCCTGGCCGACTTCAACGTCGGAAAGATCCGCGACGACGCGCAAGACCTCTCGGTGACGCGCCTGCACGGCGTGCCCGGCACGTTGTTCTTCCAGGCCCCCGAGCAGGAGACCAACGCGTTCGAGATCCTCGTGAACGTGCAGCAGGGCTCGAAGGAGGTCACCTACTTCGAGGACTTCTACATCGCGATCGCGCAGAACGACACCTTCGAGCTGTTCAACCGCGGCAAGCGCTACCCGGTGGCGAGCGCCGATCTGGCCAAGCGCCGGCTGTACCTCGCACGCGCGTTCGAAGACGGCACCGAGAACAACGTCCGCGCGAAGATCATCAAGAGCGTCGATCGCCCCGCCGACATCTACTCGCTGGGTGCGCTGTTCTACTATTTGATCACCGGCACGCACGGCAACCCGAAGACGCTGTACGACGCGTTCTACAAGTTCATCGAGTATGACGGGCCGACCGACGGCGAGGCCGCCAACCAGAACACCGTCGAGGCCTACATCGAGCACGAGTACTCGGTGATCCAGAGCCTGCGCGCGCCCAAGGTCGACGAGCACAACCAGCCGGTGCTGGCGCCCGCGGACCGCTTCTTCAGCTACAAGCACTACCTCGACGGCAATGGCGAGCTGATCGACAAGATCATCATCAAGGTGATCGCCAAGGCCATGATCCGCAACAAGGCCGACAGCTACTGCCAAGCCTCGGATGTCACGACGACGGGCATCAGCGCCTTCGTCAACGACCTGCGGGCCTTGTACGGCGGCTTCGGCACGTACATGCCGACGCGGCCCGGGACCTTGGTGCTGTCGCCGACCAGCAGCAGCGCCGGCAAGCGCGAGAGCTCGCTGGCGAAGCTGTGGCAGCAGCTGATGTCGCGGCTGCGTTCGCGGCGGGCGACCGCACCGCGTACCAAGCCGCAGCCGCCCCGTACGCCGCCGACCCCACCGCGACGCTGA